DNA from Alnus glutinosa chromosome 2, dhAlnGlut1.1, whole genome shotgun sequence:
gaaaaaggaaaaatttacGTTctaatttgtgctatatatatatatatattggaagttTTTATGATCATAAtcatagttttaaattttgtgatTTATGAAACTAATTAAAATAGGAATTGGATGGAAAATGAGATCCTTTTACGGGGATTAATACATGGTTTTAagtttctctcaaaaaaaaaaaaaaaaaaaaaaatacgtggTTTTAAGTTGTGATCAGGAGGAtctgaattattattattattttaaaaaaaaatatatataatgtaaataAAATTTGGAATTTAGTTTGTTGTGATTTTCAGAGATCGTGAAATATCTGAATAGTAGTGTCTGGACAACAGTCCATTAGGGTCGTTAATTTGGCACGACATGGAGATATTTTCGTCGGTCCAATCTAATAATTGGTTGTATTCATGACATGTGTCCGGTTGGATTgtcgttttgttttttttaaataaaaataaaaaaatctcagcCTTCAGTTGTGACGGTTACCCATAGAAATTAAATCTGTTAATTAAAGGCTGCAGAAATCCCGCTTTAGACCACCAATTTTAACGTGGTTATTTTCAGCCACACATGTAGATTATTTTcatcataaattaaataaaacgaCACAacagaattgaaaaaaagaaaaatataagataaaaacaaacgtttttgtataattttattatgagttttttaaaatcttaattattatttcttataattaaaaacaataagatCGAAGCCTGCTAATTAGCCTACCAAAGATCGATCCTGCAGACCTTTTGctaattaaatacatttttctttaggctaaaataggattttttttttttttaattatttattcaggAGATTTTAGAGCAGTATAACTCAACAGCCTCAAATTTCCGGCAAGAGATAATCCGAATAATAGAGGTTGCTAGAAAGGTGGATTTTTGCAAATGCTCCAAGCCAAGCTTCGATGGTTGCATCCACTGCTTTCGACGAGGAGTTGTCAATTTGCTTTCTGACAAAGGATTCAGGGCCACTCTCCTCACCTCAAAATGGACACACACTAAAAAGTATCCCGGAGGTACGTAAACCatccatctatatataatttcctctttatatatatatatatatatatatattagtccATGCATGGTCTTTTTTAATTACGCTAAACAAAACTGACAGCATATGACAGTAGCTGGAATTAAGAGTTGAATAATAAAGGGAATTCAGGAACagataaaaggaaaattaaataatgagTGATTTATTCTTAATTGGTCGGATCCGGCAATTTTGGTTATGGAATTCATGCAGGGACACACGAGTATATTGAAGTGATAGCAAGTACAAGCTCTCGAAAGAAGCAAACGCCATTCCTGATTGAATTGGAGTTCCGGGACCAATTCAAGATTGCCAAAGCATGCGACAAGTACCACAAGCTTATAACCCAATTGCCAGAATGTTACGTGGGAAAACCTGACTACCTCAACGCCATTGTTCGGGTCGTGTGTGATGCAGCCAAGAGGtcgatgaaagaaaagaaaatgcatatgGGTCCGTGGCGAAAAAGAAGCTTCATGCAGATGAAATGGTCCGGCAGTTCTATTGAGAGGTCTAATTTTGATGAGCCCCTCCACCAACTTTCGACTCCGTCCCTTTTGCTTAGGCAAGCGAGGGAGTCATGCTTACACTTTGCTGCCGCTCCGGCAGTGGTTGTCACCTAATATCCGCTGGCCGGAATTTAACACGCCGGTTGCCGTCCACAATtttgtctctctctttttgggcTGGTACtacaatatatatgttatattaggtagaatatatatatatatatatatatatatatatatatatatatatatatgttgctgGACTTCTGTAACTAAATATACTGTGGTGGATGCATGAGACTGATCTAGGCAGACCCAGTACTGCAaagcttctttttttgaataagtAGTAGTGTATCTTTGggtcataaaatataaatatatagaagaGGTTGCAGTGCCTTAGACTCTTGGTGCATGCAGATTGCTTATAGGCTGATCATCAAGAAATATACGATGCTTATAGAAGTCAAGGAATTGACTCTTTTTATACGTTTCAAATTGTCTGCATGCATCATATGAAACGTGACCGTTTAGAGaactgaaaaaattaaatattcatgGTTTATATGTCCAATTGGACAATGAGCTAGAAACCTCTAGCGTGAGGAGTAGCCGCGGCCACCTCCTCCCTCCTTCCTCAACAAAGCCAGCCCCCTTcactgttttccttttttttcaaatgatgttGGCATGCCATTTTATGACGTGGCAAGCTAATTGTGCAATATGTACATCTGTCGCAATATTATTGGGTAGGACATGGCTTTCTGTAATAAAGTTTAACAGAAGTGAGGTGGAAGGAATAATTTGATAACGGATTAAGCCATAAAGATCGGGTTAGAAAAAAACGCTCTCGATCTCTCCCAAAGCTCTCCTCTGAAAGCCTCCAGACCCAAAAACCATGGGAGGAAGGAAGCTAGAGCTTCCCTATCCCTCATCCCTTTCTTCTtccctcctcctcctttccCTCTATGCCAACGCCTCATTTGAGACTCCTATCTTGCTAGAGTTTTCTCTAGCCTTATTTGTCACATTGGAGGCATTTTATCTGCTTCCATTAACATCAACACAGCTCCCATGGGCTATCTCCTTCCCCCACCATGTCTTTCGCTGAATTTGGTTAAGATCTTGGGTCGAGTTTTCGAAGCTAGATATATGTTCCTCTGCCAGGTTTAGCACGACACGCACCTCTCTATCATGTTTCCCGTCGTTTTCCACCTTTGTCAACACAACAACGACCTCTCTGAACATCCACGCAACATAGTGTGGCTTGCACGTGCCAGCGAATGAATCTCACCCGCAGACGCGTGGTGGCTACACTCCTCCCAGCCCTCCCCTGCTTCTGCTGTCGGTTGTTTGCGATAGCCCCCGGCGTCCTCTGCTAGAGAGAGGTCTCTAAGTGTTGGTGCGTGGTCTTCACGCGCAGGCGCCAATAACCTCCAGCCTTAGCTCCTCCCTACACatgatgttgttgttgtttaatcatttttaatttgtatttttgagctttttgttttatgtttctTCTTTGTGTTCCCTGTAATAGTTACCCGAATGGTGTGTAGGTCAGGTTCTTCAGGTGTTTGGCATTTATTTGATGCATTGCCTCTTATTGTTTACTTTCTCTAATGCTTTTTGTTGGGTTGTCCGGTCCtaatttgttgtttttagttgtaatttttcttcatttaccccctctctctctctctctctctctctatctatatatatatatatatatgagaaaaaaaaaatccataaagaTCGATTTAATTGATTTTGCACTTATagagtgatttgataaaaggCCAAAAACTGgaacagtattttttttttccaaaaaaaaaagcaaaaagtgaGCGGCACCCAAATAGTCGTCACTTATTAAAtgtcgaaaaaagaaaaaaaggagagagagagagagagagagaacgacaCAATTCTTTTGACAAAGGTTATCCCCTCGGAACCAGGGTGATCTTACGCTAACACTTTTTCGGGAGACGTTTGTGAAATGCAACCCAATATCCTGTGTTTATGTTCTTTTGCCATAAATCACAGTTTAAGGTTAAATAGAGTGCCAGAAACGGAAAATGCGGTAGAAaaacttgtatatatattgctACACAATAGTAATGATAATAAGAACAAGGGAAAAAGTGAAAACGCTggatggaaaaaaataaaaaagatataaatttttttttgatacaaTAGATACTATAGTAGAAGGAATATATACTAGCCTAAAACTGAAAGTGAAACTAACGTTAGGTTTTGACTCCCTcaaaagaagatgaaagaatCCTAAAGAGCCCATCTGGGTTGTCAGCATGTACCTGTCAAAAGATCAATAGTCGATCAGTACTGAGAATGCAATGCGGATAAACTGCGTTTGAAAATGAAATTCATTACACAAATTGCACTCGACATTTCCATTTGATGCAATGCTAGCTTGAACCCCACAGATAGCAGGATGAGTTCATGTATACTAGCGTATATAAGTATATCAGATTTATTAAAGCATGTCTTTAGCATATGCCAACAACACCTCATTCCTACCACAACATGTAATTAAGCTTGAAGCTTTGAAGACACAAATTAGAATCCGAGTTTATTCTTTCAGTTGCCATTAATCCGCAtctacttattttctttttgcaaaAACAGGTGGAGAAGACAAAACCTCAACCTGAATGTTGTCACTTGTCACCAGATATATAGTTTCAGTTTATGTGGCACATGATTTCATGTTTGCGGTTCCTCTGCACattatttttattccttttccAATCCAATGTAACAAAACtgattattttcaatttgaaagTCAGAACAGATATAATAGGCTTAAGTTTCACAAGGGTAATATGTTCCATGAAAGTTTAGATCAAGAGACGAAGTTCAACGCGATCATTGTGTTCCACTCGACAGTACTTCTTAATGGAACAGTCAATGCTGTAAGAGAGTTTGCCACAAAAGGGTGTAGTAGGTGAGTCATTTTCATATTCATCCGGTTCTTTTAATCTTAGATTGTTGATTGGATGAAGTTTTCCTTTAAACTGGGTTGGATGAATTTCCTTCAACCCAAtctataaaatttcatttgCCCCTTCAgcatgtaagaaacacatgctattttaatagcattaacaGAGTTGAAGAAAATTCTAttgaaaaaatatgtgctttttACATACTAGTAAAAACGAGTGCTTCTCATATACTAAGGAACGCATGACAATTTTTATAAACTGGGTTAAAGGAAATTCTTCTAACCTAGTTTGAGGAAAAATGTCCTGCTTGCTTTCTATTGTGTGTTTGGAGGGAGAGGATAAGACAaggagagaggaaaaaataGGAGATGAGAGGAAATAGTTACCTCTGCCTTTGTTTGGATGTTTTAATAAAGAATAGGGGACGttgaaattttaattaattaggaaGAGTAAAAAAGGCAGTACAAAAATATTCATTAAACCTAGTGTGCGCTCCCTCCAGACTCTCCGAATTTCAGGGAATTGAACAAAGGGGGTTTGAGAGGGTATAAAATCCCATAAAATCCTCTTCACTCTCTCCAAAGATACATCTAAACAAAAAAGTTGaaacctccccccccccccccccccccctgccCCTGCCCCTGCCCCTGCCCCTGCCCCTTCCCTCTCCCTCTTCCTCCATTGAAACATAACTATGCTCATGACCCTATTCTCCTAGGTTGGAGGAAATTGATAGGATCCCCTTTTTTACGTCCCCATGTTCTCCAATGCAGCAACATGGGGGCAAAAAGGAAAGAGAGGGATATGTTTTCCTTGCCTTTGGCATAGTGGGCCTTGGTGGGAGGACCCCATGACAGGCTAATTTTATAAATGCAACAagcacaatttttctttttgctgcTTTGGAAGCATATCCAACTTGGGCAGACCCTTCATTCTGGTATGCATTTAGCGAGAACATATGACCAAACTaaaatatgagatttttttttttttttttgctaacaAGGTGTCCAGAGCTCTTTGAGCTCTCTCAGAATATTGAACTCTAAATATTGCCACATACTTCTCATTTTTCTAGTTAAGAAATTTGTTCATGGACCATCACCGTCATGTTGGGCTATAAGTCATCCAAGCATCTAACCAGTAATTCAGTAAATAGGACACTTCAACTGGCAGGAGAATCTTATGTTTGAAAATGTTGCTCTCAGTTGTTTTAAGATGTGTCCTTAAGAATTTAAGgatttaaaatgaaataaatttataatggcCCCAATCATGGAATTTATATAGCAACTATTTCTATTTCCTTCTTTTACCCAAAATGCTAGAAACTGACATTAACTACTCCAACCAGGCAGAGCAAACCATGTGTATCACCAGAAAAAAGTACACGAAAGCAACATACCCAATGGCCAGCATCTTCAAGGACATGCATTTCAACTCCACCTCCCTCTTCAGAAGCAAGTTCCTCAGCAGCATGAATTCTCTGGAGATCTCCAAGAGCCCACCTGTGCAAGCTTCTTTCAgctttcaaaaaattaacatGCACACCTCGAGGCACCTCCTCAACAATTTTCCTACAATTATTAACAGAAGATGAAAAGGTCAATTGTGGCTCAACTCATAAATGTTTTCCACAGGGTGAAAACATAAGTTTGTCTTCCACTTTTACCGTTTTGAATTTGTAAGTATTACAAGAAAATGATTCAGAGCCCACAGAGTGCAGTGTAACCAGAACTATATAAACTTATCCAATTGGCCCCAGTTGTTATATTCAAGGCAAATTACCTTTGAAGTCAACCATATGGATATGAATCAAACAGATGAGAAGCAGCTACAGGCATTTTTTGTATCTAAGGGGAAACATCTAATTTGATATAATCCATGATATtaagaaagaaacaagagaTGAGTACCATAAATTTGTTTCTTCATAGGATTGATACATTTCAGCGATTCCCTTGAGGTCAAACACCCATGAGAAGCTTGATGACAATGAACCAGGAGGGCTAGTTGGTCGAAGGTTAGTTACCACCCACTACacatgaagagaaaaaaaaaaaaaaaactcatttttttgaGGCATCAAAAGTAAACCCAGAAGCaataaaagaaattaggaaTTAAATAAGGGgatgtattatttttcttttaaatactcTTACAAAGCTTGTAACATGACTCTTTAACATTGTAACAATTTTTTGACAAGGGCAATTTTTTGTAACTTAAATACAATCTAAAAATAAAGACTTGCATCACAGAAAAACTAAGGGCaattaaactgaaaataaaaataaaaaatctcaaatataagaaaaaaaactgcATTATTATTAAGCATGGATACTTTCAACAAGGAGCTC
Protein-coding regions in this window:
- the LOC133859318 gene encoding uncharacterized protein LOC133859318; this encodes MGVPLEEKALGENIHSLEEKVSVFFGEDMPGEGGSDDGSSLEAKPDEYESDTNASPDPLERTLYWESQQALLQEILEQYNSTASNFRQEIIRIIEVARKVDFCKCSKPSFDGCIHCFRRGVVNLLSDKGFRATLLTSKWTHTKKYPGGTHEYIEVIASTSSRKKQTPFLIELEFRDQFKIAKACDKYHKLITQLPECYVGKPDYLNAIVRVVCDAAKRSMKEKKMHMGPWRKRSFMQMKWSGSSIERSNFDEPLHQLSTPSLLLRQARESCLHFAAAPAVVVT